Proteins from one Mytilus galloprovincialis chromosome 11, xbMytGall1.hap1.1, whole genome shotgun sequence genomic window:
- the LOC143051654 gene encoding uncharacterized protein LOC143051654, translating into MIIFSVLSRAALVLILFVCFGVTSQQESCGDFLNRRKSIDHTKIESIENYALDVVAIFAGKDTHDVTFFCRNDFLLQGPKKARCFPNGSWSQEIPKCLEQCADLPGKIENIQVSTNKRTINSTVELSCRLPKYEFKGPKKLYCKHGGWSISKHKLKKAAYPTCKEKPTYTSWKVYLIGTGCVAGAILVLVIFLAVCIWTRKKHGKDIDGVVKANPDLLKSLFCVKVWSADREKRIVMVTESYKSLRNSVSLEFNINGRLVLEEDSTEIENDESLKRCKDKTLMVLAKNEQWKNSRWRQYNSSQSAAFHVFSHDRQKSVMILCFSLEDLCEQALHMLGYKPYYICLENDGTYLESDRDLMAFTGSRLMAVKNGCTWTVPEDGDFPHSSHYSANQERHMFVVRSLDGRKRKEIFASNVVGLHFAAATALKIQPPVEVTTNDGVLISDDATLSQHVHEVLTVTEVRKSRKLLLQNDTPRSSSVYSA; encoded by the exons ATGATCATCTTTTCAGTACTCAGTAGAGCAGCACTCGTTTTGATCCTGTTTGTCTGTTTTGGTGTCACTTCACAACAAGAGT CATGTGGAGACTTTCTTAATAGAAGAAAGTCAATTGATCATACTAAAATTGAATCAATAGAAAACTATGCATTGGACGTCGTAGCCATATTTGCAGGGAAAGACACGCATGACGTCACGTTTTTCTGTCGAAACGATTTtttattacaaggaccaaaaaaAGCACGATGTTTTCCAAATGGTAGTTGGAGTCAAGAAATTCCTAAATGTTTAGAACAATGCGCTGACTTACCAGGCAAGATTGAAAACATACAG gtGTCTACTAACAAACGGACTATCAACTCAACGGTTGAACTTTCCTGTAGACTCCCAAAGTATGAGTTTAAAGGACCCAAAAAACTTTACTGCAAACATGGTGGATGGTCGATATCCAAACACAAACTGAAGAAGGCAGCCTATCCTACTTGCAAAG AAAAGCCTACTTATACAAGTTGGAAGGTTTACCTCATCGGTACCGGATGTGTTGCTGGTGCCATTCTGGTACTGGTCATCTTCCTAGCAGTTTGCATATGGACAAGGAAAAAACATGG aAAGGACATAGACGGCGTAGTTAAGGCAAACCCTGATTTGCTGAAATCTTTGTT TTGTGTCAAAGTATGGAGTGCTGATCGAGAAAAGAGAATAGTTATGGTAACAGAAAGTTATAAATCACTTAGAAACTCAG TTAGTCTTGAATTCAATATCAATGGCCGATTAGTTTTGGAAGAAGATAGCACTGAAATAGAAAATGACGAATCATTAAAAAGATGTAAAGACAAAACTTTGATGGTCTTAGCAAAGAATGAACAGTGGAAGAATTCAAGATGGCGTCAATATAACTCTTCTCAAAG TGCAGCCTTCCACGTGTTTAGTCATGATAGACAGAAATCTGTTATGATTTTGTGTTTCTCATTGGAAGATTTGTGTGAACAAG CATTACACATGCTTGGGTATAAACCATACTACATCTGTCTTGAAAATGACGGCACTTACCTTGAATCTGATCGTGATCTTATGGCGTTTACCGGAAGTCGTCTGATGGCGGTGAAAAATGGATGCACGTGGACAGTACCCGAAGATGGCGATTTTCCACATAGCTCGCATTATTCGGCAAATCAAGAAAG GCATATGTTTGTTGTACGGTCTCTCGATGGACGAAAAAGGAAAGAAATATTTGCCAGTAATGTTGTTGGACTCCATTTTGCAG CTGCAACTGCTCTTAAAATACAGCCACCTGTTGAAGTTACCACAAATGATGGGGTGCTAATTTCTGATGACGCCACGCTATCACAACACGTGCATGAAGTACTAACAGTAACGGAAGTACGCAAGAGTCGTAAATTACTTTTACAAAACGATACACCTCGTTCCTCAAGTGTTTACAGTGCATAA